DNA from Daucus carota subsp. sativus chromosome 1, DH1 v3.0, whole genome shotgun sequence:
AACCTTGGACGAAGATGGGCACTGCCCCTGTCTAGATAACAGAACAGAACTATTTTGCAAGGTATCAacttacatattatttatattgtttataaataatttaagtaTAATATTTAAGATGTCATAATtgatatattacttttttatttgcCATAATAATTGCTTTTTTTCACTTTACATGGTCTCTAGACATATTCATTATAACTGCCAAGAACGGCttagattaattaaaaattcttttaatatacatggtgatcaataaattttatatagtgttattttagttgattttccaatcttatattaatttttataatattttttgacattatcgtatatataaatattgcaGGAAATTATAATGAATAATAACAAATCTTGGATGTATCGGAGATTAAATAATCAAGGATGTCTAAATCCTGCTTTTGTTGATGGATTAGAAGAGTTCATGAAACATGTTAGATCTCAGCCATCGTCTATGGGAGGGACAAATATAAAGTGTCCATGCTTCAATTGTAAAAATCGTAGACACTGGGATGTAAGTACAGTAGAGTTACTGTTAAGAAAGGGTTTTGTGAAAGATTATTATGAATGGAATCGACATGGAGAGCCATATATTTTTAGGGAAAGTGGAGCAATCATCGACAAGTCAGCCTAATATCTCAACTGGTGGTCAAGGGAACAACTCAATGTTTGCAATGGTGATTGATGTAGCTAGTCCAAATTTCGATCCAAATCATTCTGAAGAAATGCCAAATCCAGAAGCACAAAAATTGTACAACTTGTTGCAATTTTCGGAACGAAAGTTGTACGATGATTGCGAAACATCCCAACTGTCTGCCATGGCTCGAATGTTAAGTCTTAAATCAGATCATCACTGGTCGGAGCCATGTTTTGATCAGACATCGCATTTTATCAAAGATATTACCCGAGAACAATACATTTCTTGATAGTTTTTACAACACAAAGAAGCATATGGAAGGATTAGGTCTTCCCTCTATTCAAATTGATTGTTGTGTTAATGGGTGTATGATATATTGGGGTGCAGATATTGAAATGATATCATGTAAATTTTGCTCACAGTCAAGATACAAAACGAGGGTTGATGGATCTATGAAACAACGAAAACAGGGAGCAGTTAAAAGGATGATATATTTTCCCTTAGCTCCACGACTACAAAGGTTATATGCATCACCAGCGACGGCTGCTCATATGAGATGGCATGCTGAGCATCATCAAGAAAATGACATGATGCGTCATTGTTCGGATTCGGAAGAGTCGAAGAAATTTGACAAAGCACACCCCTCATTTTCATCAGAGATAAGAAATGTTAGACTTGGCCTTTCTACTGATGGTTTTCAACCCTTTGGTCAATCTGGTAAGCAATATTCATCTTGGCCAATTACAGTGACTCCATATAATTTACCTCCATGGATGTGTTTAAAAGAACCATATATGTTTTTGTCTATACTCGTTCCTGGACCGAAAAATCCAAAACAAAAGATAGATGTTTATCTCCAACCATTGATTGATGAGTTAAAAATGTTATGGAATGATGGAGTTCAAACATGGGATGTTTCTTCTAAACAGAATTTTCAAATGCAAGCTGCATTGATGTGGACTATTAGTGACTTTCCTGCTTATTCAATGCTCTCGGGATGGAAAACTGCGGACATTTAGCTTGTCCACATTGTGCTCACGATTATAATGCATATAATCTTTCACATGGAGGTAAGACGACATGGTTTGATAATCATCGAAGGTTTTTACCTTCTACTCACCCATTTCGAAAGAATAGAAATTGGTTCACCAAAGGGAAGACAATTTCCAAATTTGCTCCGCCTATACGATCAGGTGAAGATGTTCTAAAAGAAATTGAGTCATTTGGATTGATGAAAGTTACTGAATTGGGTAGCGAAGAACACAATGCCAAAATTATCAAGACACATAAATGTGGATGGAAAAAGCGAAGTATCTTTTGGGATCTGCCATATTGGAAGACATTGTCAATTAGACATAATCTTGATGTTATGCATATTGAGAAAAATgtgtttgaaaatattttcaacacTATTATGGCTATCAAAGGAAAAACAAAAGATAATGCTAAAGCAAGAGCTGATATTGCCCTCATATGTCGCAGACCAGAGCTAGCATTTGATGAATCCACACAAAGATATCCTAAAGCTTGTTATAGCTTAGACAAAAAGGATAAAGAAGCAGTTTGTCAGTGGTTGAAAGATCTTAAATTTCCGGATGGATATGTGTCAAACATGGGACGTTGTACTGACATGAAAAAATATAAGTTATTCGGAATGAAAAGTCACAATTGTCACGTGTTTATGCAACGACTTCTCACCATCGCTTTTCGAGAATTACTTCCTGGTAATGTATGGGAGTCTGTGGCAGAGTTAAGTCTTTTTTTCAGAGATCTTACTTCGACTACTTTGAAGGTTAGTGATATGCGCAGGTTAGAAGAACAGAATCCTATTATACTCTGCAAGTTAGAACGAATATATCCACCAGCATTGTTTAACTCAATGGAACATCTTTTAGTGCATTTGCCATATGAGGCACGGATCACAAGCCCAGTACAGTATCGTTGGATGTATCCTTTTGAACGGTTTTTGTGTCACCTGAAgaataatgtaaaaaataaagCTCGAGTTGAAGGATCCATATGCAATTCCTATCTGGTTAAAGAAGCATCAACTTTTTTTCGCATTACTTTGAACAACATATATAGACGAGACATTGAAAAGTTCCACGAAATGATTCTAGTGGGGATGGAGAGAGTTTTGAAGGAAACATTTCGATATTTTCGCATCCGGGACGAGCACATGGTTGTTTTAAAACTCGTCATCTTGATGATCGAGAGTACATGGCAGCTCACAACTATGTCTTATTCAATTGTTCGGAGGTTGCACCGTATACAGAGTAAGTGATGTTTTGTCAACTATACACAAGTACATCttcatactaataaataatatttttattttaacttaGATACAATTGTTTCTATGTAGGATCTTTATAAAGCAGCTTCAACAACACAACCCGCATATGAGTGGTGCTGACATTAATAAGTGCTTAGAAAGTGATTTCGCTATGTGGTTCAAAAACTATGTAAgttaaattagaaatttttaatttgataaataatgttTGATCTTAAAAACTAATGaaatttaatgttttgtttcaggctcaaaatACACCAGTAGTTCCAAATGAAGTTTTACGGGATCTTGCTTCCGGACCACTTCGTTCAGCCAAATCTGTACCAGTTTATTTCGTAAATGGGTATAAACTCCATACACGGAAATATGGAGCCAACAAGTCGACATTCAACAGTGGAGTATGTATCAAAGGATCGAACTACACAGAATCGGCGAATGACTATTTTGGAATTATTGAAGAAATATTGATCATAGAATATCCTCGTCTTCCAATAAAAAGAACGGTACTGTTTAAGTGTGACTGGTTTGATCCTACACCTAATGTTGGAACGAAAATTCACGAGCGCTACAATATGGTTGAGGTGAATCAAAGAAAGAGATTGAACTTATATGAGCCGTTCATTTTGGCAATGCAAGCTGTACAAGTCTACTTTTGCAATTTCCCAAGTCTTAAAAGGGACAAAAGAGATTGGCTAGTCGTGTGTAAAGTCAAGGCACGTCCGCTTGTTGAGATGCCTCGTATTCCCGAATCTCAGCATGAGGCATTTCAAGATGACTCATCAGAACATTTAAATATGGTCAATACCGAAAACATACCTACACATCTAAATGATGAAGGAAATGTTGTAGAAttggatgatgatgaagaaatcTCTGAAGAAGAAATTCAGTATGAATCTGATGAAGAAGATGGATCTTCAGAGACAGATTATGAAGATGATtctgataaataaattttttatgtccttgatatttttttaaaatgataaactTAGTTCCATGTTTTGTATCCGTTGTCAAATATTGTTATTAAATCCATTTTTAGTTTATcaaaattctaatttatttcataaatatcaaaattcaaaaataaaatcgaGTTGACatgacataattaatttaatttattatttacaattttatagCGAAAGTGAAATCCAAATTgtgaaattatttgaataataattctagtatatatttgttttcattatgttaaaatatatatgaaatatttgaGAAATTGCCCTATATATcctaattttatatatctaatGCCCGAAATAACCAAAGGCGCTGTAGGGGCCCAATTTACCCACAAGAACTCGCATCCAAGAAATGCGAGTACGATGTAAAATAAAACCCAGCTGCTGCTCCTGCTTCCCTTCTATTTTGCCATCATACTAACTCAACATATACACATAAACCCaacatatacacacaattcACGCCCAGAACAAAGTGCCTTCTTATATCCTCTCCGTTGCCAGTGCTTTTCGAAGATTTTTTACTGTCAATGAAGACTATATCAATTTAGGAGATCAACTTCGACTATATGTAAGTTTTAATATCCCTTTTGGGGCTTTTCATATTGAATTGGCTtgaatatattgtaatatagtGACATTTATAGGTTTTGTTGGTGAATTTGAATTGATATTTGTTATATTGATTCCGTCTTTGAATCATTTGTTGATGCAGATTTTAGTGATTTTAGTGTTGATGCAGATGCTTGTGTTGATTTTAGTGATGATATTGTTTTGTTGAGTAAGACTTAGGTCTCGTTATGGCAATTATCACTAGAAATTCATGTTTCCAACTCAATTGGATCAATTCatgtttatatgtatgttgATTTTCagtattatttgttatttagtTAAATATGCATAATAAGTGCATAGGATTTTGATGCCAATTTATCAGAGTTGTGTATTCTGGtcatatttcatttttattagtttatatGTGTTGTTGTAGCAATTATATAGTGTTTATATCGTTGTGAAATACAATTTTAGAACTTAAGAAATGCAGCTTAACTCTATAACTACCTCTGAACCTACTTGGAATACAACTATGAAGTTGCTTCAGttgtaattattttaactaatttaAGGTTGTTTAGTTAGTTTTACAGCTTTTATATCTAATATCATGTTTGTATTGGTTGTCACTGCAGATTATGGATCCTAACGATGAATTAACCATGCATCCTGGGCCTAAGATTCCTTCTGTGCTGCACTTACAATCAAGCCATAGATCATCTACTGTTTGGGATGTTTGTGGTGGTGATGCTCACAGATCTAGACGGCGTAATCCTACACAAGCTAGATTTCCTCCTTTACATGAGAGCATGATTCCTATTCTAGAGGACTTAAGATTTGATGGGGTTTCTAGGCTTTCCTGTGTAAATATTGACTGGAGCTTAATTACTGCACTGGTGGAACGTTGGagacctgaaacacacacattTCACTTACCATTTGGAGAGTCCACCATTACTTTGCAGGATGTTGCTGTTCTACTTGGTTTACGCATAGATGGTGACGTAATTACTGGCACTACTGGTGGATTTGAGGGCGGCTGGTCAAATCTAGTTGAGaagatttttggaaaaaaacctAAAGAAGATAAAGAGTTAAAGGGTGGACGGTTACTATTGAGCTGGTTGACTTCAACTGTCAAAGAACTACCTGCTGCTCCATCTGATCAAGATATCCAACGTTATACTCAGTCCTATATTCTACAATTGATTGCAGGGATTCTATTTACTGATAAATCTGGAGGTCTTGTGCACTGCATGTACATCCCGTTGATACAAGACTTTGGGCGTTGCAGGAATTTAGGTTGGGGGGCTGCAGTACTCGCATATTTGTTTAGGGAGTTGTGCAAGTCCTGCAGGTCTGGAGTTGAGGAGATGGCAGGTTGCGTTCTTCTATTACAACTGTGGGCTTGGACCAGGTTGCCGTTCTTAGCACCCGTTCCTCGTGGTCCAGTTTCAGAAACTCTGGATAATCCTTTATGGAGTGGTCGAGCAGGTCCTTATGGAATGAGATGGTGTTTGCATTTAAAATTCACCGATACAAGTTCACATGTCCTCTCCACTCTTCGGTTGTCTTTCGATGCCCTCTCACCCTCTCACTTTGAATGGCAGCCATATACGGAGGATGTTCTTGCAAATCTGTCCGAGCATTGCACAGAAGGTTCTGAAATTTGGTGTTATAAAGGTCCTTTGATTTGTTTTCACATCGTTGAGCCACATTTACCGGACAGATGTATGAGACAGTTTGGAAAGGTCCAGGAAATACCAGTTAATGAAGAATATTCGAAGGCACTTCATGAAATAAATTTACAGGGGAAACAGTCCACGAACTGGATTTCTATGCATGAGCAGCATATTACACATTGGAATCATCGACAAGAGCATTTGATTGGTGTTATTGCTCATTCTGGTGTCGGGGTTGTTGATGGATATTATGAGTGGTATACAAACATTACCCGCCGGTTTCATACTCGTATTGCTGGCTCACACTTTTATACGGTAATTCTACTTTCTTTTCTTAACTAGTCTTAATTAAGTAGTGTGATTAGTAGTTTGATGGATATTTCTTATTACTCGATCGTCATTTCCTTAAGATGTAGTATGATTTTATTTGGTCAACTTACTTTATTTTTGTAtgcttatgttttttttacagcTTGATATGTTTGATCACATTTCTTCTATAGCAAGGGGCGAGATAGATGGAAGCATTGAAGATATTGCTCATTTGTGTGCACATGCAAGACAACTTGTTAAAAATGCATTCAACTATGGTGTTTTTCAGGATTATCCTGTAAAAGATCGacgagaaaaagaaattttaaagagACCAAAGCCAAAAAAAGCTGGCCACAAAGGCGGACGTGGCGGAGTTAATGCACCGAAACAACAAGGGATTCAGATTGATGATATACCTCGTGGGGATAATGTGGGAGCTGATATTATTGACAAGGATGTTGAAAATTTGCAGGGAGGTGAAACTGTGCCAGGAGGTGTACATCTAGAGCATCCTGAGGTTCTAACAGAAGTTAATCCTACACCACCTTTTGGGTTACCGAACTGGAATTTATTACCTTCTGGAGACTTTTTACGGATGTCCAATGATGCCGTTTTATACCATTCGCCTGATCGATCAATTCCACATGATCCTGCACCTAATGATCATTCCCCGATATCCCACCCCACATTTAACTTAATGTCTCAGTCCCCTCCTCGACCGCAATTAGTGCAGCAGAAGCAGGTATCACCTCCTGCAGCCCTTAGTATGGTGACACCAACCCCCACCTTTACTGCGGGTTCCAACTACCAAGTACATACCTCAGTGCAGCGACATTCAGTTCAACCGCCACCTTCTGTAGTGCAGCAACCACCATTTGTAGTGCAGCAGCCACCACCACCTTCAGTCCAGCCACCTACAACGCAGCATCACCCATCTTTGGTGCAACAACAGCCAGCTGCAAGTCATCACAATATGCAGTTGCGAGAGCGTAGAAGCCGGCATATGAATTGTGGAACCCGTGGTAAAAAGGTTCCTGATTGCAAGCGACTCAGGTGCGATATAGTTTTGTATaaagttttcattttttttatttacagaGTTTAATAATCATCAtgatatttcttcttttttttaaaggTATAAGTACTAAGGTAGCAACAATTACAAGTATTAGGATTACCTTTTGGTGAGTTTTATTTTcactttctttatatattttgtccAGCTTTATTTTGCAGCTTTCATCCTTAAGATTGATTGGAATGTGGTACatcatttgtaatattttttgctATATGTGTGCAGGGAGAATTATTAAAATAGCAGCAATTACCAAATATGAagatgttgatgtgaagcttgaTAGGCCAGTTGAAGAAATTATAATAGAGCAAGGGACTGAAGTTGTTGAAAAATAGAAAATGGCTAATTAGTTCTAGTGATGCCACGCTTTTGTAGTTTTTGGAAAAGAAATCTAGTAGTGTAAACTGGCACTTCTAGTATCTAATTGTAGTATATAATTGTACTTGATAATGCTCTGTAGTGATGAAAATTATCTAATATGAAAATGACCTTACTAGTTGCTTCCTTGGTGCCTTTCCTCCTGTCGATTTTCTTGTTGTTTGCTGAAATTAATTCTGTAGTTTTGTACCCATTCTGTGTTCTTGAGATTGTGGATGCATACACTACTATACTAGTGTATACTGACTCTTTAAAAGTTATAGGCCAACAACAAGAATATCTCTGTTACAGCTGAATAACATAAAACAGTAAAAGTTTAAGTAAATTATTACTCAAGTATTATACCCTCTGCAAATTTGCAACTAAAGTACCAggtcaattttaaaaaatctgcATAAACTaatcattaaaatatgaaaaaaaggCAAGATCCAGTCAACAACATCTACACAGCAAGAAACCAGAATGAAGTTTCAATCTTCATCaaattatcatatttaatatCATAAACCCAAAAAAAAATGCAGAATATTACAGACCAAACATCTGCAATCCTCTTAACAACtctgtataaaaattataattttgccTATTAAAAATACCAATTGCAGGGCTCATCAACCAAGTTCTGCAGACCATCATCATGTTCTAACCATTCATAGATTTATAGATTACTGTCTATAAATCTGCCACAAATTTAAATTCCAACAGCAGTGACTACCATAAAAACATCAATACTTGAAATACAAACTAAGACTTTAAATCCTTATATTCTAGTACAAATAAAAACAGAATAATCTATGGAATACTTGATGAAGCTCCGCTACAAGAAGTTCCTTTGCCTTTTCCCAATGCTTGATAATCCATTTCATTTTTGTACCTTGTTGACTTCCTCCGCCCCGCTTTTTTTGTAACGTTCTCATCATCATGCAACACCAATGGAAAACCTATCAACGAAGGCCAGTCACTCTGATTCAAGATTGGTTGAAAGTGCCCTGCATAAACTTTTCTTGCATTCTCTAGCTTGTAACAGTCATCTATGAAGCTTGTGTATTGCAATCCAACATTAGCACAACATGCAAGTACATGGGAACATGGAATATGATATGTTTGCCACTTGTTACAAgtgcaaatgtgatcatgtaaTTGGACAATCTGTTTGTTCCCACCTTTTTGACCACGTTTCATTGTAGTAATCTCAAATACCAAAGTATTCCTATCAAACAATCTCACATGATGTCCACTTGCACGCTTTATCCATTTGGCAAGAATCTGGTTTGCATGTTTGGTGAACTCATTGCCATTAATGCTCTGTTTCTCAATCTCCACCCTGCGTTGGTCAAAGTAGCTGACCACCTTATAAAATAAGGAAGTAACCAATGCAGTGATCGGGAGTTTTCTCGAAGCTTTAATGGCATTGTTCCAACTTTCAGCCATGTTCGTGGTCATGATGCCATATCTCTTGCCTCCATCATATGCCAAAGTAGACTGTATTGGGTTGATTTCACTAAACCACTCATCAGCTCTAGGCTCAACTGCCAATAATGCATTCCAATGCAAATTTGACTTGGCCACAGTTAATTGGCTACACATTGCAACCACCCTATCCTTCAAATTGATCTTCTTGAACTTCTTGGCAAAGTTAGCTGCTAGGTGTCTCACACAAAATCTATGATGCCCAAGTGGCTCACACCAACCAACTGCAGGGTTATTCATAGCAGAAATGATTCCCGCGTGTCTATCAGAAATGACACACACTCTTGTTCGCTCTGCGACTACTACCCTTCTCAATCTCTCCATGAACCAAGTCCAGCTTCCTACATTTTCCCCCTCGACAATGGCAAAAGCAACCGGAAGAAGGTGGTAGAAGCCATCAATCGCTGTAGCTGTAAGCAAGACCCCACCATACTTTCCATATAGATGTGTACCGTCAATCTGAAGTACCGGTATGCAGTGTGCAAATGCATCTATGCAAGGCTGGAATGTCCAAAAGACTCGCTTGAATCTCACCACCTATAACATATTTCACacaatttgaattaattaaaaggtTAGGGTTCACCGTTCCTTCTTGAGttttagaaatatttataaagacTGATAAAAAGTACAACGAGTTAGGATCCATGTCATGTCATGCTACCTCAGATATAGGCTGTCTCATGTCATGCTCCTTGAAGTACCAATCAATATGTGTGCCAGGATTGGAAATCTGTAGGGCATTTAAAAACAAAGGAAGTTTCTGATACGACTGCTCCCAAGACCCATAAACTGTATTAGTAGCAATCCTTCTTGCATCCCTAACCTTCTTCTTTGATGGTGTATAACCAAATTCCTTCACAATGGTAGACACCAACACCTTATCTGAAACTGAAGGATCTGCAGCTATAAGGCCAGTAATGATTTGTGCAATATTTGTAGAATTCAAATTGTGATGATCTTGTGATATAGACTGATTGAGACAAGTGTGCGGTCCCTTAGTGGacataatttcaaaacaacTATGTGTTGCCCTCTTTCTAGCCCTCAACTTCCACGGACAACCTGTTGTTGCCAATTTGCATTCCAAATCCCAAGTCAATGGATCAGACCTTACCACTTTGAACTCTTGATGATTGGCTATATGAACACGCTTTACCACCTCCAACAACTCCTCTTTTGTTTTAAATACCATTCCCCTTGTCAACTCTGCTGGATTATGCAGATCACCAACCTTTTGCATAATTGGCTCCTTATATGAAATTACCATTGACGAGCCATCAAATGATCTATAATAAGGTATATCATCATCTCTAAACTCACTACTTCCTCTTGAGTTCCCTTCACTATCTACACGAGACATATATAGTGACCTACTTGAACTACCGCTTGAAGTATTCTCACCTTGCACACTTTGTGAGTTGTGTGAAGTTGAAGTATTTTTAGAACTTTCACCCATTTTCGAACATTGAATCATATCATTCGAATTTTGGACCGTATCAATTGGAATCTTTTCCACATAAAGCTCCACATGAACCTTACTACCCGAACCATCTAAAGATTCGAACATATACTCAACGTCGTCATCATCAACAATTGGAGCAACAACAAACTTGTTTGTCGTAGTATTTAAAACTCTACGCAGCACTTTCAACTTGTACATACTCGGATCAATAAACAATTTTGCATACAAAAGATCCAATAATCCTCCAAACTTCAAATTGAAGAGCAACTTCACAAATCGAATAGGATCTTTATTGTACGTAGAACCAATAACACTATTACTGATAATGTTACCATCATAATACAACCAACACATCACATAATTTGAATTAGAACCAGAAGCCATTATTGAAATTAGGGTTCAAAATACTCGTGGCCGAAAAGGGAAGAAAAATATGAAGAAATTACATGCTTATATCTAATTTATAATGAAGCAAACAAAGGAGAGTAAAAGATTGTACCAGAGCATGTGTGTTGACACATCTTTGTGAATAAGCAGTAGTAGACAGACGAAGAAAAGGGTAAAGTAATGTCTTTACACGCATTTTTTAAATGCGTAATCACAAAACCGCATCTCCTGGATGCGCATGCCAGACAGATACACGCATTATTTAAATGCGAATTCACACATTCGCATTTGATGGATGCGTTTCCTTGGTCAAATTTGATTTATAACTTTAACTGAAAACGCATTAGACATATGCGTATGTCGACCCTCGCATTACCCATATGCGAATATCTTAATTTGGGTAGGGTATATCACGCATCTTATGGATGCGTATACGGAGAATGGGATACACGCATCTGCTGAATGCGTGTTTGTCTGGTTAATTTGGGCCCCTGTAGCGCCCCTGGTTAATTTGGGCAACAGCTATTAAAAAACAGTTATTTTGGGCCTTCACCCGAAatatttagataaatattttaaatataaaaattatttaaatattatataaaagctattttttatataaacatatacatgtaactaaattttaaaagtaattaactacataaataatgaaactaatttatatttattttaaaaaataaaaatttaagagtttaAGATATTATAGTTTAATTTATTGATCATTAGTTATAAATTTACGGcggattcaaaatttaaaaattaaatgtgATACTCTATGAATGAGCCATGGATCATAGTAATTGGCAATTTGTCTTCATGCCACGTTTCAAGCacaaatcaattttattatattttattttcttaatttatgttaatattgaaactaaaagttaaTTGCTTAAATATATCATCAATTTTTTTGGCTAAGAGATATAacgattaataaaaatattacccTTCCCTCtaaaattgatataataaacATATTACTCTTccctctaaaaatattaatataataaaataaaattccgATAATATAACACAAACtcaaaatattaaactttaacaaaagaaaatattttattttccaattttgtatttatatctaataattttatattttatatatttaattatgttattatatatattatgatcaAACCGTATTCTATTATTTCAACAGCTAATTATGTGTGGAATGTGCCAAATGAATATtgaaacaattatttttatgattagcaaataaacatataaaaaatatttaggacTAAAAATATTGGCGGGTAAATGACTCTAATATAAAAAGAGCGGGCCAATAATTTTCTGGCTAAAAAGAAGGGCGGGTAAAGACTAAAGAGTAGTGGGGCTTATATAGTGGAGTTTAACTACACCCCATCACGACAACACTCCTTTTGTCTCTCTTAGAAGTCAGAAAAGACATTGCCTCATCCTGgtactttttctttattttgatATGTTTAAATTGTAGATGGCTTGTTTACGGAAAAGCCTGGTTGCATAACAGTTGCCTTGTGTCTCTATGTGCAGATAATCATGAGAAAAATTCAATCATCTGCTAGTAACAATAGGGCACATACACCAGTTCCATCCGAGCCGGAGACACCAGATTTGACATTGAATGCGCCTTCAACTGGTACCAAATGGTGATGTGTGTGACGGGCGCATGAAACTAGACTTCATAGACGGAGTGTaagttatgatattttttttggcACTGGTCTAAATTAACTATGATATCCAAATTGCTGATATAACTTTTATGCATATTTTAGTCTGGAGCCTTCAAATAAGTGCTCACGTGTCATCACTCAAATAATGTACGAGAGACTTGAACCTTCAGGCTTCAATTGGAAATCAGTTGATGAGGAAACtaagaaattttattatgaGGAATTTAAGGTAATAATTTCTCGCACAATgtcaattatttaattatttatgatactaatttctaaattaattattacagAAGCACTTTGTATGGAGTTCAGACTTATCAGACAAAGTTGTCCATGCTGCCTGGCTAAAAAGTGCAAGAAAGCGTTACTCAGAACTTTGCTGTTGTGCACGTAAGGCCTGGGAAGAAAATAGTGATCGACACAACAAAATTGGTGACAGTGTTTGGATTCGTTGGGTCGAATATTGGAACACCCCTGAATTTCAGGCTAAATCAgaaattcaggaaaaaaaaatcgtTCTAGTGAAGTCGATGGACAGCATTCTACTTACACTGGAGGTTCACTTTCTCATAGACAACACGCAATCCGTCTGGTAAGTAATGTTCCATGTATTTTAGTCGAAAAGTTAACTTTTCTTGTATTTCTTAAGTTatgcaaataaattattatgcATATGCATTACCTGTTTACATA
Protein-coding regions in this window:
- the LOC135147120 gene encoding uncharacterized protein LOC135147120, whose protein sequence is MASGSNSNYVMCWLYYDGNIISNSVIGSTYNKDPIRFVKLLFNLKFGGLLDLLYAKLFIDPSMYKLKVLRRVLNTTTNKFVVAPIVDDDDVEYMFESLDGSGSKVHVELYVEKIPIDTVQNSNDMIQCSKMGESSKNTSTSHNSQSVQGENTSSGSSSRSLYMSRVDSEGNSRGSSEFRDDDIPYYRSFDGSSMVISYKEPIMQKVGDLHNPAELTRGMVFKTKEELLEVVKRVHIANHQEFKVVRSDPLTWDLECKLATTGCPWKLRARKRATHSCFEIMSTKGPHTCLNQSISQDHHNLNSTNIAQIITGLIAADPSVSDKVLVSTIVKEFGYTPSKKKVRDARRIATNTVYGSWEQSYQKLPLFLNALQISNPGTHIDWYFKEHDMRQPISEVVRFKRVFWTFQPCIDAFAHCIPVLQIDGTHLYGKYGGVLLTATAIDGFYHLLPVAFAIVEGENVGSWTWFMERLRRVVVAERTRVCVISDRHAGIISAMNNPAVGWCEPLGHHRFCVRHLAANFAKKFKKINLKDRVVAMCSQLTVAKSNLHWNALLAVEPRADEWFSEINPIQSTLAYDGGKRYGIMTTNMAESWNNAIKASRKLPITALVTSLFYKVVSYFDQRRVEIEKQSINGNEFTKHANQILAKWIKRASGHHVRLFDRNTLVFEITTMKRGQKGGNKQIVQLHDHICTCNKWQTYHIPCSHVLACCANVGLQYTSFIDDCYKLENARKVYAGHFQPILNQSDWPSLIGFPLVLHDDENVTKKAGRRKSTRYKNEMDYQALGKGKGTSCSGASSSIP
- the LOC135151196 gene encoding serine/threonine-protein phosphatase 7 long form homolog; the encoded protein is MDPNDELTMHPGPKIPSVLHLQSSHRSSTVWDVCGGDAHRSRRRNPTQARFPPLHESMIPILEDLRFDGVSRLSCVNIDWSLITALVERWRPETHTFHLPFGESTITLQDVAVLLGLRIDGDVITGTTGGFEGGWSNLVEKIFGKKPKEDKELKGGRLLLSWLTSTVKELPAAPSDQDIQRYTQSYILQLIAGILFTDKSGGLVHCMYIPLIQDFGRCRNLGWGAAVLAYLFRELCKSCRSGVEEMAGCVLLLQLWAWTRLPFLAPVPRGPVSETLDNPLWSGRAGPYGMRWCLHLKFTDTSSHVLSTLRLSFDALSPSHFEWQPYTEDVLANLSEHCTEGSEIWCYKGPLICFHIVEPHLPDRCMRQFGKVQEIPVNEEYSKALHEINLQGKQSTNWISMHEQHITHWNHRQEHLIGVIAHSGVGVVDGYYEWYTNITRRFHTRIAGSHFYTLDMFDHISSIARGEIDGSIEDIAHLCAHARQLVKNAFNYGVFQDYPVKDRREKEILKRPKPKKAGHKGGRGGVNAPKQQGIQIDDIPRGDNVGADIIDKDVENLQGGETVPGGVHLEHPEVLTEVNPTPPFGLPNWNLLPSGDFLRMSNDAVLYHSPDRSIPHDPAPNDHSPISHPTFNLMSQSPPRPQLVQQKQVSPPAALSMVTPTPTFTAGSNYQVHTSVQRHSVQPPPSVVQQPPFVVQQPPPPSVQPPTTQHHPSLVQQQPAASHHNMQLRERRSRHMNCGTRGKKVPDCKRLRYKY